In Paludisphaera rhizosphaerae, one DNA window encodes the following:
- a CDS encoding sugar phosphate isomerase/epimerase family protein produces the protein MMRNRREFLGLVGAATTIGMTGVGNAQDQPSPGTPTPAAKRRRPIGVSTYSFWQFRGNRLGIEDCIEKAAAMGFDGVEVLHVQMKDDSNPALQSIKRKAHSVGLPLMGFSTHQGFVFPDEAERKANIEKTLRQIDLAYRMGIPTMRINTGRWNTIKSFDEFMAHKGIEPTPAGHTDDEAFGWVIGALEKLLPRAEECGVVLGLENHWGLGRTAGGVLRIVEAIKSPWLKMTLDTGNFLENSYEQMEQMAASPIGVELVQAKTYFGGGRWYSLDLDYARIAKILNDHDYRGWISLEFEGNDDAETGVPKSLEMLRKHLG, from the coding sequence ATGATGCGGAACCGCAGGGAGTTCCTCGGACTCGTCGGTGCAGCGACGACGATCGGCATGACCGGCGTCGGCAATGCCCAGGATCAACCCTCGCCAGGGACGCCGACGCCCGCAGCGAAGCGACGGCGTCCGATCGGCGTTTCGACCTACTCGTTCTGGCAGTTCCGCGGCAACCGGCTGGGGATCGAGGACTGCATCGAGAAGGCCGCCGCGATGGGGTTCGACGGCGTGGAGGTCCTCCACGTCCAGATGAAGGACGACTCCAACCCTGCGCTCCAGAGCATCAAGCGGAAGGCCCATTCGGTCGGACTGCCGTTGATGGGCTTCTCGACTCACCAGGGGTTCGTCTTCCCCGACGAGGCCGAGCGTAAGGCGAACATCGAAAAGACGCTCCGTCAGATCGACCTGGCCTACCGCATGGGCATCCCGACCATGCGGATCAACACCGGACGCTGGAACACCATCAAATCGTTCGACGAGTTCATGGCCCACAAGGGAATCGAGCCCACGCCGGCCGGCCACACGGATGACGAGGCCTTCGGATGGGTCATCGGCGCGCTGGAGAAACTCCTCCCCCGCGCCGAGGAGTGCGGGGTCGTCCTCGGGCTGGAGAACCACTGGGGGCTCGGTCGTACGGCCGGCGGCGTGCTCCGGATCGTCGAGGCGATCAAGTCCCCGTGGCTCAAGATGACGCTCGACACGGGCAACTTCCTGGAGAACTCGTACGAGCAGATGGAGCAGATGGCGGCCAGCCCGATCGGCGTCGAACTGGTGCAGGCCAAGACGTATTTCGGCGGCGGCCGCTGGTATTCGCTGGACCTCGACTACGCGCGGATCGCCAAGATCCTGAACGACCACGACTATCGCGGCTGGATCTCGCTGGAATTCGAGGGGAACGACGACGCCGAGACCGGCGTGCCGAAGAGCCTGGAGATGCTTCGCAAGCACCTCGGTTGA
- a CDS encoding ABC transporter permease, with amino-acid sequence MKYLTYIFRNARRNPVRTGLTVASTAICLFLMMILLSFFSMNEEASQNSKVYNRVIVMNANGFAGMIPIARVRQIAGMEGVAAASPFSWYGGKYQNERALFAQFACNADSIFNVLDEFKLAPDQLAAFVASKDGAVIGPKLARDYNLKVGDSLPLQGDIYPVDLKLVIKGIYDSPSNTDQRMCLFHYEYLDDLLKTSGTAGGLSNPNGTTAGSGNAGMVFVKCKSADATTAVCKRVDEEYKSTEFPTRTQTEEAFGQMFSEMMGDLKDTIYWIGGAVVISLLFVAGNAMAMSMRERTTEVAVLKAIGFSKSKVLFLVLAEAVLVAGLGGAIGTLGCKGLCDAVDVSRFMGGFLPFYYVPWNTALIGLGVSLFVGLVSGLAPAVIASNTSVVDGLRKVV; translated from the coding sequence ATGAAATACCTGACCTACATCTTCCGCAACGCGCGGCGGAACCCGGTCCGAACGGGGCTGACCGTTGCGTCCACGGCCATCTGCCTGTTCCTGATGATGATCCTCCTGTCGTTCTTCAGCATGAACGAGGAGGCCTCGCAGAACAGCAAGGTCTACAACCGCGTCATCGTCATGAACGCCAACGGCTTCGCGGGCATGATCCCGATCGCCAGAGTCCGGCAGATCGCCGGAATGGAAGGCGTCGCGGCGGCCTCGCCGTTCTCCTGGTACGGCGGCAAGTACCAGAACGAGCGAGCCCTCTTCGCCCAGTTCGCCTGCAACGCGGATTCGATCTTCAACGTCCTCGACGAGTTCAAGCTGGCCCCCGATCAACTGGCCGCGTTCGTCGCCAGCAAGGATGGGGCGGTCATCGGCCCCAAGCTGGCGCGGGATTACAATCTGAAGGTCGGCGACTCCCTCCCCCTTCAGGGCGACATTTACCCGGTCGACCTGAAGCTCGTCATCAAGGGGATCTACGACTCGCCGTCGAACACCGACCAGCGGATGTGCCTCTTCCACTACGAGTATCTGGACGACCTCCTCAAGACGTCCGGGACCGCCGGCGGCCTCTCGAACCCCAACGGCACGACGGCCGGCTCCGGGAACGCCGGCATGGTCTTCGTGAAGTGCAAGAGCGCCGACGCCACTACGGCCGTCTGCAAGCGGGTCGACGAGGAATACAAGAGCACCGAATTTCCGACCCGGACCCAGACCGAAGAAGCCTTCGGCCAGATGTTCTCGGAGATGATGGGCGACCTCAAGGACACGATCTACTGGATCGGCGGGGCGGTCGTCATCTCTCTCCTGTTCGTCGCCGGCAACGCGATGGCCATGTCGATGCGCGAGCGGACGACCGAGGTGGCCGTCCTCAAAGCGATCGGCTTCAGCAAGTCGAAGGTCCTGTTCCTCGTCCTCGCCGAGGCCGTTCTGGTCGCCGGACTCGGCGGCGCGATCGGCACGCTCGGCTGCAAGGGGCTCTGCGACGCCGTGGACGTCTCGCGCTTCATGGGGGGCTTCCTGCCGTTCTATTACGTCCCCTGGAATACGGCCCTGATCGGGCTGGGGGTGTCGCTGTTCGTGGGGCTGGTCAGCGGTCTCGCGCCGGCGGTGATCGCTTCGAATACGTCGGTGGTCGACGGTCTCCGCAAGGTGGTGTGA
- a CDS encoding tyrosine-type recombinase/integrase produces MARRPEVRAKNGYWYSEAGGSPRYYGKVEETPQEVARAALWAFLAGKEESRPVGRQRHLRMSLATLRTKFLEWVGRHRAAKNHLERTRHINRFVEFVGEAKPADSIDSKAIDAFTSWMASQSYSLDYQGKHLTSIKAMFRRAVRQGWIRPCDPFARVEPIHLPPKSLSEGDLPTAEEVAKLFNAGDSFDHMGDLLRLYHATGARSYELIRARVGDYDRRASAIVLREHKTARKTGKVRTIHLSGEAVEILEKHLDGKTTAEPIFQRPSGGAYTSVNLAERFQSVRGRAGVRSSITVYSFRHLWISECLMAGLDVLLIARMAGTSVKMIEQVYGRFRTSTFQDAHARLEALRTAKPEAAAG; encoded by the coding sequence ATGGCGAGACGACCCGAGGTGAGGGCGAAAAACGGCTACTGGTATAGCGAGGCTGGGGGCTCGCCCAGGTACTACGGCAAGGTCGAGGAGACCCCACAGGAGGTGGCCAGGGCGGCCCTGTGGGCCTTCCTCGCGGGCAAGGAAGAGTCCCGGCCGGTTGGTCGCCAGCGGCACCTACGGATGAGTCTGGCCACCCTGCGGACGAAGTTCCTCGAATGGGTCGGACGGCACCGGGCCGCCAAGAACCACCTTGAGCGGACCCGCCACATCAACCGGTTCGTGGAGTTCGTTGGGGAAGCGAAGCCGGCGGACTCCATCGACTCCAAGGCGATCGACGCCTTCACGTCGTGGATGGCCTCGCAGAGCTACTCCCTCGACTACCAGGGCAAACACCTGACCTCGATCAAGGCGATGTTCAGGCGGGCCGTCCGCCAGGGCTGGATCCGACCGTGCGACCCCTTCGCCCGAGTCGAGCCCATCCATCTCCCCCCCAAGTCACTCTCCGAGGGGGACCTGCCGACCGCCGAGGAGGTGGCGAAGCTCTTCAACGCCGGCGACTCCTTCGACCACATGGGCGACCTGCTGAGGCTCTACCACGCGACAGGGGCCCGCTCCTACGAGTTGATCCGGGCGAGGGTGGGCGATTACGACCGACGGGCGTCGGCGATCGTGCTACGCGAGCACAAGACCGCCCGGAAGACGGGGAAGGTCCGGACCATCCATCTGTCGGGCGAGGCCGTGGAGATCCTGGAGAAGCACCTCGACGGCAAGACGACCGCCGAACCGATCTTCCAGCGGCCCTCGGGCGGGGCCTACACGTCGGTCAACCTCGCCGAACGCTTCCAGAGCGTGCGAGGGAGGGCCGGAGTTCGATCCTCGATCACCGTGTACAGCTTCCGCCACCTCTGGATCTCCGAGTGCCTCATGGCGGGCCTGGACGTCTTGCTGATCGCCCGGATGGCCGGCACCTCGGTCAAGATGATCGAGCAGGTCTACGGCCGCTTCCGAACGTCGACCTTCCAGGACGCACATGCTCGGCTGGAAGCTCTCAGGACGGCCAAGCCGGAGGCCGCGGCGGGGTGA
- a CDS encoding glycosyltransferase family 39 protein, which yields MPIRDAFSRQIDTTPLLNWLHDLITHRPLDVCVWLGAALRVWVFSQGRSYWMDEGSLLGNIRGKAPFDFSGPLTSDQLAPPGFLAVERILVMLLGGSPYVTRLIPLACGIGALFLFRRLVERLLTPPAALVAMFLFAFGDDLVYYSNELKPYASDLAIGLLITILSLREVNEPSTPRRRLALAILVIVSPWFSFPSVFVTAGCGIVLLATRLRSGRRDEARALAAMAAAWAVSAFAAHRLASGLLGAATSMYVFWNFAFPPMPPRSLADLATTANILLETFVTPLNLVPRFLPYAFALMALVFAGWGMRRLAARDAAAFWMLALPVMLAIGASIVRRYPFHGRLILWTVPLFFALIAEGVQEIRYRRGKAWYRAALAFLMLYPTVSTLYEAIPPHYRDFNPHGDLRRNRFID from the coding sequence GTGCCCATCCGCGACGCCTTTTCCCGCCAGATCGATACGACACCGCTGCTGAACTGGCTTCACGACCTGATCACCCATCGGCCGCTCGACGTCTGCGTCTGGCTCGGTGCGGCGCTTCGGGTCTGGGTCTTTTCGCAGGGGCGCTCGTACTGGATGGACGAGGGCTCGCTGCTCGGGAACATCCGAGGCAAGGCGCCTTTCGACTTCTCCGGCCCGCTGACCTCCGACCAGCTCGCCCCGCCCGGCTTCCTGGCGGTCGAGCGGATCCTCGTCATGCTCCTGGGCGGTTCCCCTTACGTGACTCGCCTCATTCCGTTGGCGTGCGGAATCGGCGCCCTCTTCCTCTTCCGCAGGCTCGTCGAGAGGCTCCTCACGCCGCCCGCCGCGCTTGTGGCCATGTTCCTCTTCGCGTTCGGCGACGATCTCGTCTACTACTCGAACGAGTTGAAGCCTTACGCCTCGGACCTGGCGATCGGGCTCCTCATCACCATTCTCAGCCTGCGGGAGGTGAACGAACCATCAACCCCCCGCCGCCGCCTCGCGCTGGCGATCCTTGTGATCGTCTCGCCCTGGTTCTCGTTCCCTTCGGTCTTCGTGACGGCCGGCTGCGGGATCGTTCTGCTGGCGACTCGGTTACGATCCGGCCGGAGGGATGAGGCCCGAGCCCTCGCGGCCATGGCGGCAGCCTGGGCGGTGAGCGCCTTCGCAGCGCATCGCCTGGCGAGCGGCCTGCTGGGAGCGGCGACCTCGATGTACGTGTTCTGGAACTTCGCCTTCCCGCCGATGCCGCCGCGAAGCCTCGCCGATCTAGCGACGACCGCGAATATCCTGTTGGAGACGTTCGTCACACCCTTGAATCTTGTCCCCCGCTTCCTCCCCTATGCGTTCGCTCTCATGGCGTTGGTGTTCGCCGGCTGGGGAATGAGAAGGCTGGCTGCGCGCGATGCGGCGGCGTTCTGGATGCTGGCGCTTCCGGTGATGCTGGCGATCGGGGCCTCCATCGTGCGGCGATATCCGTTCCACGGGCGTTTGATCCTGTGGACGGTCCCGCTATTCTTCGCCCTGATCGCCGAGGGCGTTCAGGAGATCCGCTATCGACGGGGGAAGGCCTGGTACCGCGCTGCGCTGGCGTTCTTGATGCTCTATCCGACGGTCTCGACGCTCTACGAGGCCATCCCCCCCCACTACCGGGATTTCAACCCGCACGGCGACCTGCGCCGCAATCGATTCATCGATTGA
- a CDS encoding phage antirepressor N-terminal domain-containing protein: MVGELQTVNFHGDDLAAVDKDGVVHVGVRSVCDALGLTLQGQLTKLKKEEWATVTMIVTDDARGSFREQAMIPLDEVPMWLATIRPMKVAEVVRPKLTKYRREVVKVLDRYFRQGERFGPQYDKGDEMSVLLAGMLDARMKTLALARQQAEDRAKLNALADAVDEVRDTAQRALDHAENATGRCSILGYANKLKIKLKPRADQGLGQIAANRCRKLGIEPVKIHSEAWGIVGVYPLEILEGLRDEFVDRAEPPKLRAIAAS, from the coding sequence ATGGTTGGCGAACTCCAGACGGTCAACTTTCACGGGGACGACCTGGCGGCGGTGGACAAGGACGGCGTGGTACACGTGGGCGTGCGGTCGGTGTGCGACGCACTTGGACTGACCTTGCAGGGTCAGTTGACGAAGCTGAAGAAGGAGGAGTGGGCTACCGTAACGATGATCGTTACGGATGACGCCCGCGGGTCCTTTCGAGAGCAGGCCATGATCCCGCTCGACGAGGTCCCCATGTGGTTGGCCACGATCCGGCCGATGAAGGTCGCCGAGGTCGTCAGGCCGAAGCTCACCAAGTACCGCCGGGAGGTGGTCAAGGTGCTCGATCGGTACTTCCGTCAGGGCGAACGATTCGGGCCCCAGTACGATAAGGGCGACGAGATGTCCGTCCTCCTCGCCGGCATGCTCGACGCCCGGATGAAGACCCTCGCCCTGGCCCGGCAGCAAGCCGAGGACCGGGCCAAGCTGAACGCCCTGGCCGACGCAGTCGACGAAGTACGCGACACGGCACAGAGGGCACTCGACCACGCCGAAAACGCGACCGGGCGATGCTCGATCCTCGGGTATGCGAACAAGCTCAAGATCAAGCTCAAGCCGCGGGCCGATCAGGGGCTCGGTCAGATCGCCGCCAACCGATGCCGCAAGTTGGGCATCGAGCCCGTCAAGATCCACAGCGAAGCCTGGGGGATCGTCGGCGTCTACCCCCTGGAGATCCTTGAAGGACTGCGGGACGAATTCGTCGATCGAGCCGAACCGCCCAAGCTGAGGGCCATCGCCGCCAGTTAA
- a CDS encoding FtsB/FtsL family cell division protein, with protein sequence MIRRLPYWCQWLYFHSRAYLIYEVLVLRPRWQKDRIEDLEQEIQNLIDDPEYAAERHQEQEAIEEAYQRTDPSLPWTYRCCLAVDQVRRAAGGRA encoded by the coding sequence GTGATCCGCCGACTCCCCTACTGGTGCCAATGGCTGTACTTCCACAGCCGGGCTTACCTCATCTACGAAGTCCTCGTCCTGCGGCCGCGGTGGCAGAAGGACCGGATCGAAGACCTGGAGCAGGAGATCCAGAACCTCATCGACGACCCCGAGTACGCGGCTGAACGTCACCAAGAACAGGAGGCCATCGAGGAGGCCTACCAGCGGACGGATCCGTCGCTGCCCTGGACGTATCGTTGTTGCCTCGCGGTGGATCAAGTCCGCAGGGCGGCGGGAGGACGGGCATGA
- a CDS encoding phage major capsid protein, with the protein MANSIVKQDAWQNAIIANVHATNIALSFCDTTPVVVNAGTAKILSTGLITAGNYTPGSDFTLMDATATANTLTLDQKPYWAINVDDVERVQTNPEALSQITRDGAVAISDAIDTYIFGLYAKAATANKITGASNAAIPFTGGSAKDPYETIVDLATALTKSNAPLTNRWLVVSPEIYGILLKDKDHFINVSNLGNTVVTAAQFGEVASRPGLVGSIAGFSVYCSNHLTKASSNANVYLVGGQGTPFHFASQLGDVEFVRPSMQFSTVAKQLVTFGADVLGPNSAKLGLIYAVNS; encoded by the coding sequence ATGGCCAACAGCATCGTTAAGCAGGACGCTTGGCAGAACGCCATCATCGCCAACGTCCATGCCACCAACATCGCCTTGTCGTTCTGCGACACCACGCCTGTCGTCGTCAACGCGGGCACCGCGAAGATCCTTTCGACGGGTCTGATCACCGCCGGCAACTACACCCCCGGCAGCGACTTCACCCTGATGGACGCCACCGCGACCGCGAACACGCTGACGCTGGACCAGAAGCCCTACTGGGCGATCAACGTCGACGACGTCGAGCGTGTCCAGACGAATCCGGAAGCCCTGTCCCAGATCACCCGCGATGGTGCCGTCGCCATCTCGGATGCGATCGACACGTACATCTTCGGCCTGTACGCCAAGGCCGCCACTGCGAACAAGATCACCGGGGCCAGCAACGCCGCCATCCCATTCACGGGCGGGTCGGCCAAGGACCCCTACGAAACCATCGTCGATCTCGCCACCGCCCTGACGAAGTCGAACGCCCCGCTTACGAATCGTTGGCTAGTGGTCAGCCCGGAAATCTACGGGATCCTGCTCAAGGACAAGGACCACTTCATCAACGTCTCCAACCTCGGCAACACGGTCGTGACCGCCGCCCAGTTCGGCGAGGTCGCCTCCAGGCCCGGCCTGGTCGGGTCTATCGCGGGGTTCTCCGTGTACTGCTCGAATCACCTGACCAAGGCGTCGTCGAACGCCAACGTCTACCTCGTCGGCGGTCAGGGTACTCCGTTCCATTTCGCCTCCCAGCTCGGCGACGTCGAATTCGTTCGGCCGTCCATGCAGTTTTCCACCGTGGCCAAGCAGCTTGTCACCTTCGGGGCGGATGTTCTCGGCCCGAATTCGGCCAAGCTGGGGCTGATCTACGCGGTCAATTCTTGA
- a CDS encoding bifunctional DNA primase/polymerase, whose product MTTYESALEYSQAGLRVVPCKPQSKEPLINDWPKRATTSPSQLRDWFEGHPERNIGLLTGGGVFAVDVDEEQGVKSLNGFVRGRSWPHTAMAETGNDGFHFLFRTNVQVPTQTGFRPGLDLRGESAKIVVAPSVHPDTGTVYRWISHPLDGIAIAPRWLQSWIVSESTATSNTPASGGSPLVLNHSGDVEALAADVIERFPVAQKGTRNAIMVKVLCSLLGRGQEAEVAAEVAIRWWQHFYDRGTIGTTPKEAARTIEKSIKSIIKSGSLQRAVSRDHSAKVAEQSLSPQQSAALGLSDQEANTHSLHTGLTTSLRSDLDRWFAEALLLHSQYEISKEPTREAIPFTSNQLRDLVETRHGRKLKDPEIERLKVKFVSRPDKPANRYELAEQTYTGSSYLRKPSELRLTGLQGLLPP is encoded by the coding sequence GTGACCACCTACGAATCAGCACTCGAATACTCTCAGGCGGGGCTCCGAGTCGTGCCCTGCAAGCCGCAAAGCAAAGAGCCTCTCATCAACGACTGGCCGAAGCGGGCCACCACGTCGCCCTCGCAGCTTCGCGATTGGTTCGAGGGACACCCCGAGCGAAACATCGGCCTCCTGACCGGTGGCGGCGTCTTCGCCGTCGACGTCGACGAGGAGCAGGGTGTGAAGTCGTTGAATGGGTTCGTCCGCGGTCGTTCGTGGCCCCACACGGCCATGGCCGAGACCGGGAACGATGGCTTCCACTTCCTTTTCCGCACCAACGTCCAGGTCCCCACCCAGACGGGCTTCCGTCCCGGTCTCGACCTCCGCGGGGAGTCCGCGAAGATCGTCGTCGCCCCCAGCGTCCACCCCGACACGGGGACGGTCTACCGCTGGATCTCCCATCCCCTGGACGGGATCGCGATCGCCCCCCGATGGCTCCAGTCCTGGATCGTGAGCGAGTCGACGGCGACGTCAAACACTCCGGCTTCGGGGGGATCGCCCCTCGTGCTCAATCATAGCGGCGACGTGGAGGCGTTGGCCGCGGACGTGATCGAGCGTTTCCCGGTCGCCCAGAAGGGCACTCGGAACGCGATCATGGTCAAGGTGCTCTGTTCGCTTCTCGGTCGTGGCCAGGAAGCCGAAGTTGCAGCTGAGGTCGCCATCCGTTGGTGGCAGCACTTCTACGACAGGGGGACGATCGGAACGACCCCCAAGGAGGCCGCCCGAACGATCGAGAAGTCCATCAAGTCCATCATCAAGAGCGGTTCCCTCCAACGAGCCGTCAGCCGGGATCACTCCGCTAAGGTCGCCGAGCAATCTCTCTCTCCCCAACAATCCGCGGCACTTGGACTCTCCGACCAAGAGGCCAATACCCATTCTTTACATACAGGACTAACAACCTCCCTTCGGTCGGATCTCGATCGCTGGTTCGCCGAGGCCCTCCTGCTCCACTCCCAGTACGAGATCTCCAAGGAACCCACCCGCGAGGCCATCCCCTTCACCTCCAACCAACTCCGCGACCTCGTGGAGACACGCCATGGCCGGAAGTTGAAGGATCCCGAGATCGAACGTCTGAAGGTGAAGTTCGTCAGCCGGCCCGACAAACCCGCCAATCGATACGAACTAGCCGAGCAGACCTACACGGGGTCGTCGTACTTGCGGAAGCCCTCCGAACTCCGACTGACCGGTCTACAGGGGTTGCTCCCTCCCTGA
- a CDS encoding ABC transporter permease has translation MIPFKYNVRNLRVRWKTTLMTVLGTALLVASSCILFGLVEGLEHSLKISGDPLDLIVLRKGATAETTGGFESKKADELLTLGGILHDAEGPIAAKELLNIAIAERNRSDDQRPSFNNLIIRGVQPASRKLRPNFKIIAGRDIEAGKGECIVSPGIARLYKGGQVGGQLVFGEKEKYRVVGVFTAGGSAAESEVWADLKDVERNTGREASVSCVQIRAAGPAEFDALRKEIDEGAQFRLAAIPEAEYFRKQSESSLFLKGAGTLIAVLLTFGAMFAAANTMFSAVKSRTREIGTMRALGFSRGDVLFSFLGESILLSLLGGLLGLLATIPMSLISIETSNFATFASVTINFRFGPWVMAVALIMTLVMGLFGGMLPALRAVKLEVISALREL, from the coding sequence ATGATTCCGTTCAAGTACAACGTCCGCAACCTCCGCGTCCGCTGGAAGACGACCCTGATGACGGTCCTCGGCACCGCGCTGCTGGTGGCGTCGTCCTGCATCCTGTTCGGCCTGGTGGAAGGGCTGGAGCACAGCCTGAAGATCTCGGGCGACCCGCTCGACCTGATCGTCCTCCGCAAGGGGGCGACGGCCGAAACGACGGGGGGCTTTGAGTCCAAGAAGGCCGACGAGCTGCTGACGCTGGGCGGCATCCTTCACGACGCCGAAGGCCCCATCGCCGCCAAGGAGTTGCTCAACATCGCGATCGCCGAGCGCAATCGGAGCGACGATCAGCGCCCGAGCTTCAACAACCTGATCATCCGTGGCGTCCAGCCGGCCTCGCGGAAGCTCCGGCCGAACTTCAAGATCATCGCCGGTCGCGACATCGAGGCCGGCAAAGGGGAGTGCATCGTCAGTCCGGGGATCGCCCGTCTCTACAAGGGAGGTCAGGTCGGCGGACAGCTCGTCTTCGGCGAGAAGGAGAAGTACCGGGTCGTCGGCGTCTTCACCGCGGGCGGCAGCGCGGCCGAAAGCGAAGTCTGGGCTGACCTCAAGGACGTGGAGCGCAACACCGGCCGCGAGGCGTCCGTCTCGTGCGTCCAGATCCGCGCAGCCGGCCCGGCGGAGTTCGACGCACTGAGGAAGGAGATCGACGAGGGCGCCCAGTTCCGCCTTGCTGCGATCCCCGAGGCCGAATACTTCCGCAAGCAGTCGGAGTCGAGTCTGTTCCTCAAGGGGGCCGGCACGTTGATCGCCGTGCTGCTGACCTTCGGCGCGATGTTCGCCGCGGCGAACACGATGTTCTCGGCCGTGAAGTCGCGGACCCGAGAGATCGGCACGATGCGCGCCCTGGGCTTCTCGCGGGGCGACGTCCTCTTCTCCTTCCTGGGCGAATCGATCCTTCTCAGCCTGCTCGGCGGCCTTCTCGGCCTGCTGGCCACGATCCCGATGAGCCTGATCTCCATCGAGACCTCGAACTTCGCCACCTTCGCCTCGGTGACGATCAACTTCCGATTCGGCCCCTGGGTCATGGCCGTCGCCCTGATCATGACGCTGGTGATGGGCCTCTTCGGCGGCATGCTCCCCGCGCTCCGGGCAGTCAAACTGGAGGTCATCTCCGCCCTTCGCGAGCTTTGA
- a CDS encoding toll/interleukin-1 receptor domain-containing protein, with the protein MSIDYEWDFFISHASEDKEEFVRPFVKRLRRSRVKVWYDEFTLGWGDSLRASIDRGLRDSRIGIVVLSPDFFRKDWPRDELDGLVAGGKRILTVWHKVTKADVYRYSPMLAGKLGRSSTLGINELAKQAIAVLGPTRVEFERDVFSLIERLQSGESISTCVASGLKLAHKAGEKGKDLAAFCTNEINGWNPTAACRHRTVPFYATFEMLNLADLRWQGDVGRALQYMAADPNRFKRVSLTMRGPILGIEADANRPHPMNSLATKTVPANMFFPLVRVEDFNRAVYLYADGESYQKIVRQTAAELTRRLSMMLPKRKSG; encoded by the coding sequence ATGTCAATCGACTATGAATGGGATTTCTTCATCTCACATGCGAGTGAAGACAAGGAGGAGTTCGTCCGGCCATTCGTCAAACGACTTAGGCGAAGCAGAGTTAAGGTTTGGTACGATGAATTCACATTGGGCTGGGGGGATAGCCTTCGAGCCAGCATCGACCGGGGATTGCGGGACTCTCGAATCGGGATCGTAGTGCTGTCTCCCGACTTCTTCCGTAAAGACTGGCCACGCGACGAACTCGATGGGCTGGTTGCAGGTGGGAAACGCATACTTACGGTTTGGCACAAAGTTACCAAAGCGGATGTGTATCGGTATTCTCCGATGTTGGCTGGGAAGTTAGGTCGTTCCTCTACCCTGGGAATTAACGAACTCGCAAAACAAGCAATCGCTGTCCTTGGTCCAACACGGGTCGAGTTCGAGCGAGACGTGTTCAGCCTTATCGAACGGCTTCAGTCTGGTGAATCGATTTCAACTTGCGTGGCTTCGGGGCTCAAGTTGGCCCATAAGGCAGGGGAAAAAGGCAAGGACTTGGCCGCGTTCTGCACCAATGAGATCAACGGATGGAATCCCACCGCAGCGTGCCGACATCGAACGGTGCCATTCTATGCGACGTTTGAGATGCTCAACCTCGCCGATCTGAGATGGCAGGGTGATGTGGGGCGAGCACTTCAATACATGGCGGCCGATCCAAATCGCTTCAAGAGAGTCAGCTTGACTATGCGTGGGCCGATCCTCGGGATTGAGGCCGACGCAAACCGCCCTCATCCTATGAACAGCCTTGCTACCAAAACCGTCCCAGCCAACATGTTTTTCCCACTAGTAAGAGTTGAAGATTTCAATAGGGCCGTCTACTTGTATGCCGACGGGGAAAGCTATCAGAAAATCGTCAGACAGACGGCGGCCGAACTCACTCGACGTCTCTCGATGATGTTGCCGAAGCGAAAGTCAGGATGA
- a CDS encoding MBL fold metallo-hydrolase, with product MRIKWYGHAAFLIETQGVRIILDPYRSPDSGGYEPVAEPADVVVVSHENDRYHSHLGQIVPPFHVIRALELPPEGEAFGGITFQAVPVFESPERLPGDEVTIILFRAEGLHVAFLGDLGHLLTDAELEPIRGADVVLIPAGGKPTLDLDDVPALLDAIGPKVVVPMHYKTPKINLNIRPIEEFLERLPDDPVVRVDGSEFSIDRDTLPDRRTVYRLEHAR from the coding sequence ATGCGCATCAAGTGGTACGGGCACGCCGCGTTCCTCATCGAAACGCAGGGCGTGCGGATCATCCTGGACCCTTATCGTTCGCCCGATTCCGGCGGCTACGAGCCGGTCGCCGAACCGGCCGACGTCGTCGTGGTGAGCCACGAGAACGACCGCTACCACAGCCACCTCGGTCAGATCGTCCCGCCGTTCCACGTCATCCGGGCGCTCGAACTCCCTCCGGAAGGCGAGGCGTTCGGCGGGATCACGTTCCAGGCCGTCCCGGTTTTCGAGAGCCCCGAGCGACTCCCCGGCGACGAGGTGACGATCATCCTCTTCCGGGCGGAGGGACTGCACGTCGCCTTCCTCGGCGACCTGGGACATCTGCTGACCGACGCGGAGCTGGAGCCCATCCGTGGGGCCGACGTCGTCCTGATCCCGGCGGGGGGCAAGCCGACCCTGGACCTCGACGACGTCCCCGCTCTGCTGGACGCCATCGGCCCGAAGGTCGTCGTGCCGATGCACTACAAGACGCCGAAGATCAACCTGAACATCCGGCCGATCGAGGAGTTCCTGGAGCGGCTCCCCGACGATCCCGTGGTTCGAGTCGACGGTTCGGAGTTCTCGATCGACCGGGATACATTGCCAGATCGAAGGACGGTTTATCGGCTTGAGCACGCGCGTTGA